Proteins co-encoded in one Bacillus sp. DX3.1 genomic window:
- a CDS encoding replication/maintenance protein RepL: MQPERPLKKVSKVTKNKIIDINTGEIQEEEEIIDAYVDKEPDYVKIYLKDIVALNDLPKGLDRVINVLLKVMSYDNMIILNSFIKKQMAQELGYKTVQVLNNNINKLVNAEILFRKGTGTYQVNARYFGRGHWHDIQEIRLQQVYSVKGRELKTEITYKNDEPPQK, from the coding sequence AGGTTTCTAAAGTTACAAAAAATAAAATAATAGATATAAATACTGGTGAAATTCAAGAAGAAGAAGAAATTATAGATGCCTATGTCGATAAAGAACCCGACTACGTAAAAATATATTTAAAAGATATTGTAGCCTTAAATGATTTACCAAAAGGTTTAGATAGAGTTATTAACGTCTTATTAAAAGTGATGTCTTATGACAATATGATTATTTTAAATAGCTTTATAAAAAAGCAAATGGCACAAGAACTAGGATATAAAACGGTACAAGTTCTTAACAACAACATTAACAAACTTGTAAATGCAGAAATTCTTTTTAGAAAAGGTACTGGTACATATCAGGTAAATGCTCGTTATTTTGGTCGTGGTCATTGGCACGATATACAAGAAATTCGATTACAACAAGTCTATTCAGTTAAAGGGAGAGAGCTTAAAACAGAAATAACATACAAAAATGACGAACCGCCCCAGAAGTGA
- the mobV gene encoding MobV family relaxase — protein sequence MAHVQKYAKGNVQGLSNHWDRKTENHSNQDIDNERSHLNYDLCEKEGDTLSRMNDRLSEVHSLNRKDLKVCADWIVTLPENLKGLSENEQREFFEKTYEFLANRYGGEKNVLSANVHNDETTPHMHFAFMPVVWDEKKQKEKVSAKEVLTRKDLKTFHQDLDKFLKKEIPHIYKEGILNNKTIGVDTVKDLKKHSEEILKQKNDMDAEFKGHEQKLEKQIQSVDKELKSKKNELLNLSETLPQKFNLKVKGKEKKTEVVKTGFLKSETVTKETRNWIVSDSEMKRMQKVLRDANFVKEDYERLQRTDLVKENKKLQDRVDSLTDTLVETFNENTDLQEKNRELGKEIGSLKAHIKDLKENVKVLYHNTKKVLGEHFKAFRGLVKNELDMKGVDNQFDREHKREIKKQRGYDMER from the coding sequence GTGGCTCACGTTCAAAAATATGCAAAAGGAAATGTACAAGGACTATCCAATCACTGGGACAGAAAAACGGAAAATCATTCAAATCAAGATATTGATAATGAGCGTTCACATTTGAATTATGATTTATGCGAAAAAGAAGGAGATACACTTTCTCGCATGAATGATCGGTTAAGTGAAGTACATTCTTTAAATCGAAAAGATTTAAAAGTGTGTGCAGATTGGATTGTTACGTTACCAGAAAATTTGAAGGGGCTCTCTGAAAATGAACAACGTGAATTTTTTGAGAAGACCTATGAGTTTTTAGCAAATCGTTATGGCGGTGAAAAAAATGTTTTATCCGCTAACGTTCACAATGACGAAACCACACCTCATATGCACTTTGCCTTTATGCCTGTTGTTTGGGACGAGAAAAAGCAAAAGGAAAAGGTTTCAGCTAAAGAAGTTTTAACAAGAAAAGATTTAAAAACATTTCACCAGGATTTAGATAAGTTTTTAAAAAAAGAAATACCACACATCTACAAAGAAGGCATTTTAAACAATAAAACGATTGGCGTTGATACGGTTAAAGATTTGAAAAAGCATTCTGAAGAAATACTGAAACAAAAAAATGATATGGATGCAGAATTCAAGGGACACGAACAAAAGTTAGAGAAACAGATTCAATCTGTAGATAAAGAACTGAAAAGTAAAAAGAACGAGCTTCTAAATTTGAGTGAAACACTCCCTCAAAAATTTAACCTCAAAGTAAAAGGGAAAGAGAAAAAAACAGAGGTTGTAAAAACAGGTTTTTTAAAATCAGAAACAGTAACTAAAGAAACTAGAAACTGGATTGTTTCTGATAGTGAAATGAAAAGGATGCAAAAAGTCCTGAGGGATGCAAATTTCGTAAAAGAAGATTATGAGCGTTTGCAGCGTACAGATTTAGTTAAAGAGAATAAAAAATTACAGGATAGAGTTGATAGTTTAACCGATACTTTAGTTGAAACTTTTAACGAGAATACAGATTTGCAGGAGAAGAATAGAGAATTAGGTAAGGAAATAGGCTCGTTAAAAGCCCATATAAAAGATTTAAAGGAAAACGTAAAGGTTTTATACCACAACACGAAAAAAGTCCTTGGAGAGCATTTTAAAGCGTTTAGAGGACTTGTTAAGAATGAACTGGATATGAAGGGTGTAGATAATCAATTTGATCGTGAACATAAGAGAGAAATCAAGAAACAACGTGGATATGACATGGAACGTTAA